CCAGCGTTCGAGTACTTGACCTTAGAGGCTGGATCATGAGTTTTTACTCACGTTAGGAGGCACATATTCGTAGGTTTCGACCGGCAGCGGCCTCCTCCAGcgatggcgagggagagggagtctAAGGGCTAGCGGTGGAGAACCCGCTCGATCGAGGACGTAACCGGCAGATGGTTAGTGCCGTAGGTGTTGCTAGCTCCAACAAAAGCTAGCTTGACTTGCTCATTCCTAGTTGCATGCTTGTGAAACTTGGAATCTCCCATCCCATCCATACGTGCACGCTatctgccgccgccgccatgcaCGCATCCCGAGTCTCCCGTGCTCCTCTCATCGAGTCGTTGTGATCTCGAGGTAGCCTTCGTTTTCTTCCTCAGAAGGAGAGGAGCTCGATCGAGTCGCTTTGCTTGCACCATTGGAAGActcgcctccttgctttgctcctCCCGTCGAGTCTTCTCCATCCAAACGAAACCCTACGCCGCCGTCCAAACCAAGCAACAAATattctcctccggccgcccccctCGTCCATGAACCATTTGCCAAATCCTATATACACGAATCACTGTCACAACCCACAAATCAAGGAAGCTCACGACGCAAGAGATCGTTCGCTCGCTCGTTCGCCAAGAAACCAACCACGATCCCAGCAAAGCCAGCCAAGAAGAAGAAACCACCCTACGTGCGTACCTAGCTAATGGCGAcggaggccgccaaggaggagaTGGTGTTCTTCGAcgtggagacggcggcggcgccgtcgcCCTCCGACTCGTCCGGCCAGTGGTGGCTGTTGGAGTTCGGCGCCATCCTCGTCTGCCCGCGCCGCCTCGTCGAGCTCGCCAGCTACTCCACCCTCATCCGCCCGGGGGACCCCTCCGCCGTCTCCAGGCGCTTCTCGGGCGACCCCTCCCTCTCCGCCGCGTTCCGCGCCGCGCCGCCCTTCGCCGACGTGGCCGACGACATCTTCGCGCTCCTCGACGGCCGCGTCTGGGCGGGCCACAACATCCGCCGCTTCGACTGCCACCGCGTCCGCGAGGCCTTCGCGGCGGCCGGCCGCGCAGCGCCGGAGCCCGTGGCCGTCGTCGACTCCCTCAACGTGCTCGCCCAggggttcggccgccgcgccggggACCTCAAGATGGCCACCCTGGCCGCCTACTTCGGGATCGGGAAGCAGACGCACCGCAGCCTCGACGACGTGCGCATGAACCTCGAGGTGCTCAAGCACTGCGCCGCCGTGCTCATGCTCGAGTCCAACCTCCCCGCCGGCGTGCTCCCCGGCGCCGACGACGGCGCCGTCACCAGGCGCAGGGCCGCGACGTCTTCTACCACGACGGCGCCCGcgactcctcctcgtcctcctcctgccgCCGCGGTTCTGAAGGTGAACGGGAGGTCGTCGTGCAAGAGGGACAGCACGGGGAAGGTGGTGGCGGCAGCGAGGGGAGCGGCGACGGCCACGACTAGCGGTGGTGCTCGGAGAGTGCGCCGGCCAATGACGACGCCGCCGTTCAGCATGGTCCTTAGGCACTCCCGGGCCATCGTGAGATGATCCGTCGACTAATTGCTTCCATACAAATTTGCATTCATTAATTTGTAGATGGAAATGGAAAGGTACAAATAACcattctagctagctagctaggtagcCGTGTTCATATTTACCCAAGGTCTAATTAGATATATGTACGTTGTTAACCACCTTCTCGTTGTTGTAAAAACGCAACGCACATTTCATTCATTTGCAATTGTATAAATGGCCCGTAAGTCTCAGCTGGAGCATTGTAACCCATAGTTGTACCCACCTCTATTGTAAATCTGTACAAAATATAAGAAAATGCATTCATTTTATTGCAAAGCTgtacaaaaaataaaaaagataagAAAATGTAAACATGGCAATTAGTATAGTCTAATTACACCAAGTAAAGAGGGGCAAATGACCAAATCTTCCGACTTTGTTTACGCTAACCCATTAGCGAAACGTCAATCGACTGACATTAGTTAATGGGTCATTCGATTTTGACATGGGCGGAGAAATTCGCCGAAGGAAGTCCAGAGGGGAAGAAAGAGAAGGAAGGAGCTCGTTGGCAGGCTGCCCTACCATCTATCTTAGAGAANNNNNNNNNNNNNNNNNNNNNNNNNNNNNNNNNNNNNNNNNNNNNNNNNNNNNNNNNNNNNNNNNNNNNNNNNNNNNNNNNNNNNNNNNNNNNNNNNNNNNNNNNNNNNNNNNNNNNNNNNNNNNNNNNNNNNNNNNNNNNNNNNNNNNNNNNNNNNNNNNNNNNNNNNNNNNNNNNNNNNNNNNNNNNNNNNNNNNNNNNNNNNNNNNNNNNNNNNNNNNNNNNNNNNNNNNNNNNNNNNNNNNNNNNNNNNNNNNNNNNNNNNNNNNNNNNNNNNNNNNNNNNNNNNNNNNNNNNNNNNNNNNNNNNNNNNNNNNNNNNNNNAGGACGACGGTGGTGCATTTTGCCGGAGAAAAACTCAAATGTAAGGcgtggctagagggatggccgggggcggtAGTTAGACCGGCGGTGGGAGGCGGTTCCGAGGAGGGCGGGGTTGCGAGGCTGCGGGGGAGCGCCGCCAACCGCTGGTGGTGATCGCAGGCGATTCGGCTGGCGGTAGAGAGGGAGAAAagctagaggaagaagaaaggcCAGGTGTTGTTGGATGTGTATGGCGTTCAAAAatgatcgactgacccaaattcaaAAACCAGGCCATTCCCATATACAAAATCAAAAGAAGAACACCAAACGCCCGAATATCTATCTCTGAGGCCCTATTTACTGCACAGTGCGCATCCGCACTCTGCAGTCCCCAAACCCAAACCCTCCACCGTTTCGCCTGCTAGCTCCCCTGATCTGCGcggtggccatggcggcggcggcggttcacCCTAGGGGAGCCAAGAAGACGATATCTCCCGATGTCGACCGGATCAGCCTCCTACCCGACGAGATCCTCGGCGCCGTcatctccttcctccccaccgatgccGCCGCGTGCACCGGCGCCCTCTCCCGCCGCTGGCGCCACCTCTGGCGCTCCTCGCCCCTCGACCTCGACGACCGCCACATCCCCGGCCCCAGGGACTGCCCCGACCGCGCCGGGGCCGTCTCCAAGATCCTCTCCGAGCACCAGGGCCCGGTGCGCCGCCTCCGCATCGAGAGCATCGGCGACCCCGACCTCGGCGCGTGGCTGCGGTCCCCGGCCCTCGACAAGCTCCAGGAGATCGACATCGATGCGCCCAGGTACTCCGATCCGCTGCCGCTGACCACGCTCCGCTTCGCGCCGGGCCTCCGCGTGGCCAGGTTCGTCGGCTGCTCGTTGCCCGGCGCGCTGGACGTCGTGGATGCGCCGGCGTTTAGTTTCCCGCGGCTGAATCAGCTCGCCCTGGTCTCCATTTACATGCGGGAGCGCGCCCTCCATGGCCTTTCACCATGCCGTACATCACGGTAATCTCGGCACCAAAGCTGGAGATCTTGGGCTCATTGGTAGACGACTTCTCTAGATTCAGGCTACCGTCCACAGTTTCTCAGGTACTAGCACCGTAGCAGTGTCTGCCCGCCTATCTCAAAGCTGACGTTCGTCGCAGCAGCATTACACTGATCTTTTTATGTTGTTTCTCTTATCAGGAAATGGTTGCTGACAACTTGAAAATGTCGATGCTCAGTGTGAAGGCTTTACATCTCACATCTTGTGGCCCTAATCTCAATTCAGTCGTTGTCTTCCTCAAATTCTTTCCATGCTTGCAGAAGTTGTATATcacggtgattttcttctttggtgcCTTTTTTAGCATTATTAATTTCTTTTCCACGTGTTCATGTAGTGCCCTGCGAATACTTGTCGCACTTTGACATGTAAAAGTTTCTTAAATTCCGGCCTACTAGGTATTAACTTTGTAAATCGTTTTATACTCTTTTCAGACATCTCCGCAGTCGGCCATGGAAAATGCGTATCAGCTTGACCCACAAGATCCTATTGAATGCCTTGACCATCTCAGAGAAATAGTGTTGCAGTGCTACGTGGGCAAAGAAACAGATGTTAACTTTGCCAAGTTCTTTGTTCTGCATGCTAAAGCACTCGAGTTGATGAAATGTGGTGTCAATGATGTATGCACAGAGGAATGGAGAGCTGATCAGTACAGGCGTCTGCAGTTTGACTGTAGGGCTTCTCAGAATGCTCAGTTTGATTTTAGATCTGATTTTAGCCGTAGAATTGCTATATGTTTCCATGATAATCAGATCCTGTCCATGGCTGATCCCTTTGAAAGCTCTTGCATGCTTTGTAGAAAAGGTTGGTCAGTTTGATGCTCCCATGGTAGATTTTCCCATCTTTTCTTTTGTGCAAACATGACAATATTTCTTTTATATATGTAACGCCTCTCAACTTCTTATTATGCACTTCTCTTATTCATCCTTGTGTTGAGTTGACAAGTTCAAACTGCAAATGTCATGAACACAAACACGTTATTGGTTTCTGCATTGTTGGAATTGCCATTATTGTCAATTATGAACGTGAACAACAATTTTTTTAAATGGTGCGCTTGTGTTATTTATCGCCTTGGAGATGCTTGGCAAATGATTTGAGACGGAGCTCAAAAGCTGCACTTTGAAAATTGCACAACAGTTATGTGCtggagaaaattccttatttgacactatcttaaaatctgcttccttatttgacactggaaattttttccttttttatttgacACAAGTTCTAAATTTTATTTTTTATATGATATTTTCGTCCATTTtaagcctaaatgacacctgaaaatactcttttgcccctcatgtggtatgtgtgtggGGGGCAATAGCGCACACACGCAGCATCAGTGCGAAAGCAGAAGCACACATgcatcaacacatacacatggaccaacacacatgcacgcgcgcgtgcacacacacacatgcacacacacgcacgcagcacacacccacatacacacacacgcagcagcacacacgcaggcaacacataggcacgcaacaacacacacacgcacgtacacacgcagtagcaaacacacacgcagcagcacacatgcacacacacatgcagcaACAGCACACATGTGCGCCTGCACCCACACACGCAACAGCACACGCACGCGCGcacacataccacatgaggggcaaaatcgtcttttcaggtgtcatttagacTCAAAATGAACGAAAGTGtcgtatagggaataaaatttaggactagtgtcaaatagggaagaaaaactttttcagtgtcaaataaggaaccagATTTTAAGACAGTGTCAATAAGGAATTTTCTCTATGTGCTGGGGCCCTCTTTGGCCCCGAGTCTTGGCTATAGATTGTTCTTTAGACACTTGTTGTGGACAAGCAAGCGTTACAATATATGCCAGATCAAAATTTCAAATTAAACATGGACGCAGCAATTCGGTGCTCGGGCGCAGCTACTCCTGAAATCGTTGGCGTCGGTTCCAGCCTGGGGATTCCCATAAATCGCTCTGACTCATCTGCACAGGTGCGGCGGAAAAACAGGAAACGGCAAATATACGTAGCGAACAGTACGACATGGTGGGGCCAGAACGTATGAGTGGATGGGCGTGTGAACGCTGAATTTCTGATCCGTGGACCAGAACGTTTTCGTTTTGGGCACATTACGTTCGCGTCATTCTGAGCCGTCACGAAACCCAGCCGCCGCCACGGACGTCTATCCCCATTACCCAAGCTGCGGAAGGCTACTGTTGCTCCCGCTGGCCGGCGATGGAAGATGCCGGGTTGAGTTCTTGCTGGACGCCGTCGACCGGTGAGTGAACCATGCTCCTTGTAGATCTGCCAATTTCCGCCCCCCCTCCTCCCAGTCCTAGACAGAGCCGATGGCTGACCCTGTCTCCGCCGCCCACCATGACCTTGACTTGCAGGTTTCCCCTCCGGGAATAGTTCGCGGACAACTTGTAGCATCCAGATCAGGTTCCTTTGGTGGTACTCCCACGACGTAATCACACCAGTGCTGAGCCTGGTCACTCCAATGCTGGCTACGGATGCGGACAGCATGTTGGCGGCGCTAGCAGGGCAGGCCGCAGGGCGACGGTAGACGGCGGCGGCAGGCTTCGACGACACCCATGACAGGTAAGATCTGAGGGGGAACCGAAGGTGCTGTGGCGTGCTGCTTTGAAGTTAGCCGGGCCAGTACTTTGACTGGCTAACTGGATCGGAGACGAAGTAGCAGGCACTGCTgctcttcctcatcctcctccttccacctgTTCGACGCATACCCTCTGTCTCGGACCCGTGTGCAAGAACAGAGCAGGAGCTGCTCCGTCCATGGAAGGCCTCGAGTTCTTCTTCGAAAAGGCTGATTCAAGGCAATAATGCTTGTACTGTCCGGTTAAATATGTGATTGGCGAGGCATTGAACACCCTCCCCGTGGAGTCATTAGGTTTTTATTTACCTTTTTGCTAGATCCAGGGTAGCTGATGGTTTGAATCCTGCGTTTGTAGGTTGCTGAGGAGGGATGATGTTGGTACCAATATTCTTATACTTATTTACTATCCCTAAATTAACTGACTAATACAACATCGGACTAAAATTTTGATTGATACACTAACACTGCATATCCGGATCAGGCCCGACAAAAAGCATAGTAAGAACAATTAAAGCCAATTAAAATCAAATTCTTCATCAGAAAAACAACTAAAATTTAAACTGTCACAACAAAACATTTTTCCTGGGCACTTGATTTATAGTCTTTCATTATGCAGGTTAGGGGTTGCGAAAAATCATGATGAAAGAGACAGGGGCCCAAACAGAGTTTCACCACTAGAGTCCTCTCTGCGGGCGTATGCTGGCATCGGGGGCTGTCGTTAGTCCAATCCTGCCATTGGAACAAGTTCTGTTTCCCTAGAGGAGGCTTATGATTTCTACAAACCTTACTCATGGGAAAGTGGATTTGGTGTTCTATACGCCAAGAGCAGACTTAATGTTCATAGGGAGGAGTGCATGCAGGAAATCATAAATAATTCAGAATTCAGAATGCTGACGCTCATGCAGGTGCTTGTATGATGTTCAGGGCAATCCGTTAAAAGATAACAGTCGATCATCATGTTGTGGCTGCACGGCGATGATAAGGCTCCTCCAGTCAGATGACAATGGGTGTTATATGGCCGAGCACACAACAGATCACAATCACTGACTGACAATTATTTGAATGGGCTTGGAAGCAAACTTGCGTGGAGCCTGGCTCTACTTAACTTGTTGTACACGAGACGGCATAGGTGGTCGACCATAAAATTGCTCCCGGTGTACCTTGGGCTCCTAGTTTTTGTGTGCCAAAAAAAGTAAGCAAGCAAGTGACTCCTTAGGGTGATGCGCGGTCACGGATAAGTCACCATGCAATGGCTGGTGCGCTGGTGGAgatagatgatgatgaagttaGCAGCAACCCGTGTAAGAAGCCAAGGATCCGCTAAATGATGCCTCCGATGGCTGTTTTGTACTGTGCTTAGCTGAAAATACCATTTGTACGAGTCTGCTGTTCCTTAGTGAGGTAGTTTGTGTTTCGTGGGTCTCCTTTAAATGTTGGAAAAAAGTTGTAACCGAGAGTGAGTTAATTATGCTAACTCCCTTGATTTGATCGTATGATCGTATGTTAACTCTCTTGATTTGATAGCATGTCGCACAGGAATGGGAACAACAATCATCGGTGCCATTCGTGTGATCGTGGAAATATCTATGCGCACACCCAGGCTCCCATGATGAGCATGGCGTGCCAGCAAAAAATGATACTACGCTCAATCAAACGCTGTGTAAATGACACGCCTGATGTTAACACGGGCTTTGAATGCGAGTGATGGCCCACAGCAGAATAATGACTGAGCCGTGGGCGTAGTTGTTAACGCGGCCGTGCGACCGAGCCGGATCAGGTTCGCCCAGGATAATGACTGAGCCGTGGCAACATCAGCTGTTCCGCTTGCTGTGGCCGCAGTTAATGCGCCCAGGCGCTAGTTTTATTTCTGGTCGATACACCAGCTATACGGCGAGATATACAACAACCAGCGTGAATCCACATGCCAGCGGATGGATATGATTTCGAGATCAGCTGAGCCTGGGCT
The Triticum dicoccoides isolate Atlit2015 ecotype Zavitan chromosome 3A, WEW_v2.0, whole genome shotgun sequence genome window above contains:
- the LOC119270958 gene encoding protein NEN4-like; the protein is MATEAAKEEMVFFDVETAAAPSPSDSSGQWWLLEFGAILVCPRRLVELASYSTLIRPGDPSAVSRRFSGDPSLSAAFRAAPPFADVADDIFALLDGRVWAGHNIRRFDCHRVREAFAAAGRAAPEPVAVVDSLNVLAQGFGRRAGDLKMATLAAYFGIGKQTHRSLDDVRMNLEVLKHCAAVLMLESNLPAGVLPGADDGAVTRRRAATSSTTTAPATPPRPPPAAAVLKVNGRSSCKRDSTGKVVAAARGAATATTSGGARRVRRPMTTPPFSMVLRHSRAIVR
- the LOC119270959 gene encoding FBD-associated F-box protein At5g38590-like, whose protein sequence is MAAAAVHPRGAKKTISPDVDRISLLPDEILGAVISFLPTDAAACTGALSRRWRHLWRSSPLDLDDRHIPGPRDCPDRAGAVSKILSEHQGPVRRLRIESIGDPDLGAWLRSPALDKLQEIDIDAPRYSDPLPLTTLRFAPGLRVARFVGCSLPGALDVVDAPAFSFPRLNQLALVSIYMRERALHGLSPCRTSR